CTATTTTGACTCATTTAACTGACGTCACATTCCCATTTGAAGGCATGCTGCACAAAAATCCTAGCACACCAGTGGGGCAGAAAGTGCGAGCAAGTGAGAAACTGCAACAAGCAGGAACATAGTAGATCGAGAAAAGTGTCAACTTTCACAACACAGGGCAACTGAAATTCAGGCCTCTTAGCGAAAAGTTTAAAGTAGCAGTTTCCAACGGCATGGTTAACTCCCTTATGCTTGCCAAGGGTTTGTAAATTCTGAAACTTTGCTCATTCCATAGTGGCAAGAAGAGCCCAAGGTTGCATATTCATGCACCGATTGTTTAGGACCATAGCTTCTCTGAATATACCAACATATACGTAGAAAATATGTTAGTTATAGCTGACACAATATAAAAACGCTTAAATATTTAACGTTACAAACCACAAAATCAAAACGGATTCTGAAACGGCGATAACAAGCTTGAATTCATAGCTACCTGACAACTTTAAAAGTAGCTAGCAAGCCAACACAATGCCGTAGACAACGAGGAATTACATCTAGCTAACTAATTTGTTCCCTAGGTACTAACATTCTGTTATAGCTATAGCATTTTGTTTTATCCTTTTATCCTTTCCATTAAAATCAGTATGATTGCTATTAGCTGCTTAAACTCTACCAACTATCAATCATATGGTTCTTCAATAATGGTTCTTCACACAATTTCAGTAAGCCCTTTCCCTTCGGGAATATCCTTATGCCTTATCaatccattttcaaaatgtactctCCAGAAACGGAAAAGGAATGTATAGGCAACAGTATTTAAGGGCGTGTATTGCGGTgactacaagtatattaaaattgGGCTCGGGTAATTCAAAACTTGTAAAGCGAAGTTTTTCGCCtcggatataagcgtggctgttttttcctcagtgcttttttagttttaccaaatgacatgtacttatacgcgttaaaatgttctgttaccttcctaaagacgaagtaGCCTGCTTTGCGGCCGCATGGTTGTTTGAATAGCagggtgcagtttcacgtaatggGGTGAATTCAGCTACCGGCATATTGGGACAGTTTTTGTAATTCTATTTTGTGATCGCGTTCTTgtcatcaaataaaaaatagccCAACATATGATACATTTCTGAAGTCCGTCTACTTTCTTTATGTGAAGAAATTAAGTGTGTGTGATATCTTTACAAAGGATGGCTCACCATTTTTGACTTGACACAAAACTAGTTTTCAGTGACATGTTTAGTAATTTGGGACACACTTTCATTAGTGTAGGCCCTTGCTTTCAACCCTAATGAGatatttaaaagaatattttaaacggatttcttgtttttcttaaCCTTAAATACATGTCTAAGGTTACCTGATATTATGTATTAGCTTATTATGATGTGTTATGATAACTTAATGGATTATTACGTCAAGAGATAGGCTTAGGCCCTAGTTAGGCAATTGATGAAGGTGTTAAAATGATTAAAGAATCCaacatgtttaaataaatatttaatttatttaaaatattttgtagaaTTAAATCATCTTTTCATCAATTCATCAGTTCATGAACCAACAGTACATAAAATCATCAACGTATCAATTCACCAACATGATCAACCGATCATCgatttcttttttgaaatggtGCATTCATCTAGTCTATTCATCAACCTGGGCATTCCATTCTGCAACAGGCCTTAAATTAATCATGGATAGGGGTTAAACCATGGATTAAACAAAGTGATCAAGAGTTCTGTAGGCTACACCTGCATCAGCAAGCACCAGCATTGCTGCTCGATTAGACTAAATTCCTTGCACACTAAACGACATTTGGATTAAGCTTTATTGTTTGCTTTATTGTTCATTAAAAAGTCTTACTCTGGTTACTTAAAAGTTGGCTGTAGGCTACAGCTAGATGTGAGGTCCCTCTATGAATACACTAGTGCTACACTTCATTTCGATAGCCTTTTAACATTGTCCCAATTTACCTGAAACATGCTGTCCAAAAGTTTGGTAATTTGGGACAAAAAGAGAATGtcccaattaaaaaaatgtaaacataatttcaaaacaatatgtttattttggCACACTATTACATCATACATGtttgtatataatttatatCTACAATATATTAGTCATTCAAATTTTATACCCTTATATTAAAATCAAGCTGAAGCATATGTCATTTCTCTTACCTCTTGCTTGTTGGGGTCAACTTCCTGTTTGATGCTGACCACAACCcccatgtgatgtcacaggaatTATGCCATGTGACTTTGGTCATATGCTTCCACAGCAAGGTCTCAGCACCAATTGCTTTGACTTACACTTTTCAGGGTAGAAGTACAATGCTGTTTTCTTATGATGTTCCAATTTACCTGATGTCCCAATATACCTGAGTTCACCctattacgatttaattattattaatttcatttacatttggtttcacatgtgctgttttgccgcagagcaggctaataatggacatgatgtttggaacaatgtagggtcatttttgaaatgcagcaaaactatttacagatgTGTGCAtgccgcccgaccggatatggaaatgaacacatcagtgagtcaaagattctaatgattttacagtattgaacgaaaggaaccgaatcactaaaaagaattgttttgaacaccactactATAAACCCAGCTGGCGACAGTAAATagtcaatgaaatgaaacatgcaaatgcaattgCTAACTTAATTAATACACACGGCATTAAATAGCAATACAGCATTGACATTGCAATGGAATATAAACCCTCTAAACAAAAGCATATGCAACATAACTAACTTTTCAACCTTTATACAGCTATGTGTTaatgcatttcctttgcatGCAATTGGTATGTTACATTTGAATAAGCggcacagctcctctctctcagctgtggtACACACAATCCAGTTGCAAGCTAACAGCAGCTAGTTTGCCTAATGGTTATGAAGCTGCCACCTGACACTGCTGTGCATGTACAAGATGGGATGCAGTTCTGACTGCGGCCACTTGAGGTTCTATATGTGGCCCCTTAACAAGCTTCTCTCGACCAGGAGCTGGCATTGAGAAGGTTTGCAGGAAAAGGTTTTCCAAAAGAGAACAAGTCAGAATTTAGGAACAAGCTTAGAgtaaaacatcacaaaacagGGGTTCTAAAGGAAAGAGTATGATAGCTGGACTCAGCACCAGaaactgtttttgctttggGTAGAATCGTCAAAGGAGAAGACAACTCACTAAGATGTTAGAGGGACTATAGATCTGGATGATAAAATATGTGTTAGTAGACCGGAGGCCCTCATTAAACAAACTTAACACAATGACTTGTTTGGTTGATGCAGGCGGGCACAAAACAGTGTGGAGGCAGGGAATCTAAAATCTGATACTTTGATGGCACTAGTGTCAATGCTATATCCTGGTGCAAAGGTGatactgtaattaaatgagTTGGGTCATATGAAATTATTACCTGTGGGTGTGATAAGGGCTGGACACTAATGACCacttattgtattatttttacccTTGGCTGTTCTCAGCATGGAGGAGGTCTGTAGCGAAGGTTGAGCCGAAcctcaaacctgggtctacagggtaccaaacatgcgactttgaccgcgatgccaaagagccGGGCTTGTTGGTATGGCCGTCAGAGCGCgtactcaaccgtagtgacagcactccgtcacaagGTGCAATTTGCAGTCACATTAATTAGCagtcacagcagagaaaaaggAGATGCACATGATAGAGGTGCAGGCATGGCCCAATGACCATGTCTGCATGCAATTATTTTTCTGGGTAATGGGTATCCTTAACCTGGTTATACTCCTTTTCTGAAAAAAGCTGTGTGTACTGTGAAAAACAACCACCCTAATTATCCCTGTATATGAGTTATCAGAGTTTCTCAATTAATATCTGAAAACAATTTTTCTCAAACCCCAGTCCACAGAGTGGTGTTCGTCTGCGGGAAGTAGCCTAGCTAGCAAAGAAACTAGTCTTAATAACTAGCTGTATGGAAATTTTAGTGGCTAACATATACAGATGTGACTCCAGTTTGAGTTGAACGAACAGCTTCACAGAGAAGGGTAAActtgcaggcacacacaggctgttTGGTTCATGTGGAAGACAACTTCATGTCCCATTCCAAACAACAGTCCCTCCAGCAACAGTTCAAGACACAAATAAGGGAAGGTAGAGCATTTAGGACTGTGCAGACTGAAAAAAGTGCTATTACTTGAATGTAAGAAAATGACATGGACCACAATACACAGTACTTACTGCAACTGAATATTTTGGcgtaggggtaaggagcagggttagtaaatcaaagtaaaaaagtaaatcaaTTCCCAGAGAGCCTTGGTCAAAGCATGTGCCCTTAATTCCTTCAGTGAATACctatcaatggataacatttagACTATTATTATGAAAACTGTAAGTTATTAAAGTCACTTTCAGTAAGAACATCTTCCATCAGtataatctaattaattacttATGCATCCACTACAAGACACATTATCACTTGGCCTTACCCTTGAACAAAATGTAAGGGCCTATGTAAagagtaaggagcagggatagAAAGAGTAGGTGTATATTAACTTTTTGGTAATGCGAGAATGCAAGGACCTAAAATGGACGCCATGCTCTGGGACATTTTTACAGTCCCCATCTGTTTATGTTACATTTGATACAAGAAACTGAAAAGCGCGTGACAAGAGCATTAACGTCACAAACTCATTTTGCTCGGTAGTTAGAGGCTTTAGGTCTCCTTTCTAATCTCTTTCATGAAATCTTCCGGCACTCTGGAAGTCACTGCTCCCCGCTGTAAACGACGGAAAAAAATACCTCTGTTTATTAAGTTCCGGCCCTTTGGCTCCGGAAGTAATCCCGAACTTTGACGCTAAGTTCACggagaaaaacagctgttgttgagagacggagagacaaCTGGTTAAGTAAGTTCATCAGTGTTTTACCGCGTAGTGTTTCGTGTAATATTTTGTCGTTATCACAATACTTATAGGTAACCCCGGACATGGATATCCTGGCCTATTTAATCTGCCTGATCTGATATTTTTTCTTCGTTGTTGGTTcggtagctaacgttagttagcaagccagctagctagcctacCTCGGGCTGTGCGTCCCCTCACTGTtatgctagcttgctagttagctataTCGGAATTGCAATCAtattaaaactaaaattaatAGCACTGGACTGGTGTGCTCAGTGCAGGAAGGATGGTTCTCAGCCGACATCGCAGATGTTTGGCATCgtaattagctaacgttaccttgTCAAGGTTTGCCTCTAGTTGTCTGTGTATGTAGCTGTTTAGCTGACTAGAGAAATGGCTAGCTATATGAAATAACTGTGAGGTACGTTAAATTATTGCCGGTGCCAATTTTGCATgattgcttgctagctagcggAGCTATCGTTACCTATTTGTGTCGAATAGACCTTGTGCTTGTCAACCATGTCTTCCGAATCGTTTTGGGAATTATTTAGTTAAATTAGCCGGCTCGCTAACTCCTACAGTAACGTCAGGTTGTCCATTCAATTCCCTACCACAgtttcgcttttttttttttttttaacagttctGATAAAATAATCTATTTAACACATTAGTAGGCCTCTATTGGTTtccaagctagctagctaacctttattttttctgtgtctaTCTAACGATAGTAGGttattataaatgaaatgtaatatcgTGTGCCAAGATGTGCCACTGTGATTCTGACTTTAGGAGCAACAGTGACAGGGCCTGGTTATTGGAGGGACTTTTGTATGAGTGTTTAAATAAATGGCATATATCTGAAACTGCTGTACACCAGACGCTAGTAAAACGGTCAACAGTGATCCATTTTACTAGGTGACAACCCTGGGTTGATCCTCCAGATGGTATGTCGTGTCATCATTGTAGTGGGATAGCAGTTGCAGGAGAAACGTCAGCTGTATGCTGGTGTTTGTAGGTAGTTTACATTTCAGTAATGCTATTTCGCAGACATTCTtatccgggggggggggaggcggcaCTATGCTACCACTGCCGCCCTggtttatgtatgtgtaacaAACGTTCGTCAATACCAAGCAGGAAACACAAAACTTTGATACCAAATAGTAAATTAGACAATTTATCAcgcaaaagaaatgaaataaaatagtTGCACAACTTTGTTTGCTACTATATACTTGTATATAGTAtactatttctctctctctctctctctctctcctctctctctctctctctctctctcacacacacacacatacatacatacatacacacaaatataaatttcgttttaaaaatttcagttttgatatttttatttttattagaatACAAGAAGGGTTGCAAAATTCTTGGAAGTTTCAAAATAGTTCCATAGTTCGATAGTTAACAACACTAGCTAGCCAAGTGtcagggagtgacatcactgctgaaaCCATTCTGCTACTGGCTACAATACTGGCTTTACAtaggactcacacaagctacttggctaatttcagctctgctataCATGCACAAGCCATAAGCACATAATTTACTGTGTAAAAAGTTAACAAATAGCTAGACTCATCAAGTAACACCGATTCATTGTCaaaattcaatattttgtgATAGATCAGGTTTTACCAGCCTGATGGCAGTCTCTGGCAACTGAATGGAAACCctatgtaaatacatatttctgaTGTTTATTAAAGATGGGACATTGCATGTACATGCCTAGATTACATGATCAGAATCTAAAATTTCAAGTGTCTTGTAGACACATCCATCATGCCATTCACTGGTGATGGTGAATTTTGCAGCCCCTATTGATGTTGATTTTAATATATTGCACCATTTTCTATGCTCCTTCGCCCTCAGTTCCACGAACAATTGGTTGATGATACTAGCTTATCTTCCAGGCAAAGTGGCTTAAGCGTTGATGTGGGAATTGGCCTTGAACCATTAAGTAAGATGAGTAACATCACCTACTGGTCCAAGCTTAAATCAAATGCTGGCTGAGTAACCATCCAAGTAGGTACTGGTTTACACCAGTAACCCAACTGAGGTGGCttaacatattttaatcatttgtaatttCATAATCGATTAGTTATTTAGAATTGAATAAGTGCTTTAACAGCCTTTAATCTGATGTTGCcctacttttcctttttttccctttttgcagAATGCCATCTCGCAAGAGAAGAGTGGTTTCCTGTGAATCTCAAGTCAAGAGAAGAAAACTGGAGCAAAAGGCTGTTGTTGATTTGCAGCCCAAGAGAAATGTTATGGCCTCTGTGAAATCGACTAAGCTTCAGAGAGGGGCTGCTACTCAGAAGAGGGTTGTGGTGGCTCCCCGGGCCAAGAAAAAGCCTCCAGCACCACCGAAAGATGCAAAGAAACCAACAAAACCCAGTCGCCACTCTGCCAGAATGAAAGTTGCCCAGAAAGCAGCAAACCAGTGCACGTCAAAACCAGCTTTCTCTACAGCGAAGGGGGAGCACACCGATGCTCCAAGATCCTGTCTACGCAAAAGAGCAGTGCCATCAAGACCAGCTCTGAAAAAAGCGGTCTCGACTCAGCTGCCTGATAATACAAACACCTCATTAAGGAAAACACAGGACACCCGCGTCAGGAAGACTACAGGGAGGGTCCCCTCCGGTTCAGTGTCATCAAGGGGCAGCGATGAGGACACCTCTTCTAGGATGCTCCATAACAGAAAGGCCCCTTCCAGTGggctcagagccaaaaaacaaGTCCGAGAAAACATTGAATCCccaactgaaatgaataaaactcaGGATGGTCTCATCTATGTGGAGAAGCTCATAAGTCTTGACTCAATCCAGGCAGATCACAATTATGGTAGACTTAGAGAGTCCCCAAGCTGTAATGTCCATATGAAAAGCAAGAAAGGACCTAAGCGCCAAGGTACTGTGAAATCAAAACACGAAGATGCCTTGAGCAGAAAAAGGAGCAAAATTACCCCGGAAGAGCAGGGAAACATCTTGTCTGATCCCCAGGACAAAGGTAATGCTTGCCGAGAGGCTAGACAGAGTGTAAAAGGAAACTCCTCTCCACCCATGGAAGCACTTTTCAAAGTAATTAAGGAGTCAAATCTTTATGGACCAACCTTAATTGGAAAAGGTGATTCAAGTGTATCAGAAATGCAGGGAGTTAACAAGCATTTTAGCCCTGGCATTTTAGAGAACTTGAAAAAGGACACAAAAAGCTGTGGTGAAATGGAGGATCTTCAGAGCACACCGGATCCACAGACAGCACTAACAGAGGAACATGTACACATGGGAGACAGTGCTTTGAGTGTAGAAATTGTAGAAACAGAATTTTATAATCCACTTATCCAAAACGAATGTGATTTAATTGCACATGGTGAGTCAGATGACAAAAGCGACCTGAAATTAAAAGTGCTGGAGGGTGAGCCTAAAGTGAACACGAAAATTTACAACCAGCCATACATAGATGTATACACACAGAAGGGccaaactcacacactgccacaggAGATCACAAGTGTGTCTGTTAAAACCAACATGTTTGACCTTGTGAAGGCGGAAACCAAGCCAAAGACTGATGATAGCCTAGTTCCTCCCAAGAAGCAGGAGATGAACCCTCAAGCCAGGACCAAGGCTCGTTTGGCTGCACTAGCTGAAGAAAAGGCGGCAGCAGCCAAGAAGGCAGCTGTCAAGCAGCTAAACCTTCTAGCCCTGTGTGAAGAGATTGCGGAGGACATCGCCTCAGACACTGTAGAGTTGAAGGGAGAAGAGCTGGATATAGAGGCAGCCAATTTAAGCAATCAGAAGGCTCCACAGCCCGAATCCGAGGAGGACAGCATCCCAGCACCTTCAGTTCTTGATGAGCCCGGTTCATTAGATCATCCTGTGAATGCCCAAACAGTGGATATGGTCAAAGCCGAGGAGCCAAAGAAGCGATTCTTTCTGAGCCAAATCTCGGTGCCTTTGAAATCCAATGAGAAGAAAAAGCTGTCGCGCTTCCAGAGGCTGCGCCAGACAGAGCTAGAGCGAGAAAAACTAACATGGACCCGGGTGAAGAAGTTTAAGACTGACCAGGCTAATCAGAGGCTTTCCACAGATGGAGAGCTGGGGCTTAAAGTCAGCCTTGATCCCACTCCCTCGAGTCCAACTCCATCGCCAGCCACAGCCTCCAGAAATGAGACCAAGAAAACAGGAAGCGAAAACAAAAAGCCACTGCCAGATTTTGCACCACCTATGCCAAATGGAATCACCGTTCAGAAGCCGAGGCCTGTGGTGGAGTACAAACCCTATGCCCCCAGACCCAAGTACTCACCTGATGACTTTGAACTAGATGGAGTTGATGATGAACCAAAACCAATCCTTGTGAAACCCATGGTTGAGAAAACAGATGTTCTGCCTAGTCCTAAACATGTTAAAGATGAGGTACCCGTACTGTTCTATATGATGTGCTTGTAAAATTTCAGAAATTCTCTTGCAGTTGTTGTGAAAATTATGCAAAGTAAACAGTCAACTCCCTTTTTCCCCACAGGGTTGCACGGAATCAGTCTGCTCCTCCCCTGCCACAAGAGTGCCTCCTATAGTGACACCGGACAAGCAGTCATGCTACCAGAAGGCTGGTAGGGAATGTTTTTATAGTTCTGGTGAATGGGTCTTTTCCATGTTAAATATGAACATTATTCCATAAAATTAAtgttaacatacagtatttgattAAGAAATTGAAGCTGTTTTACAATGAAATCAGTGCagtattttataaaatgattGATGCCCTATTCTTGGAGAAAATACTAGTACAATTTCTTaacaaaaaactacatttgaCATGATGTTTGAGTCTTCAGCATTCTTTCCAGTGGTGAGTCCATGTTGAGTGAAGTAACTCAATGTAGCTCAAGTATCATAGCGTGTGTCaaatcagtgtgctgaaaagccTTGACAGTGCATAGGCTGACAGTAATGCACAGGTAATATGAATTTACCATTTTTTGTGGTACTTTCGCCAGCATTAAACTTGGaacttgtttttgttaatgaatttcagatgtttctgCTCAGATGGTGATTTGACCTTAATAAAGCTAACAACAATGCCACTAGTTTCAATGAAGGGGGCCCACAACAAGGTCATGTACAAGTGGATGTAACTAGTTTTAAGAAATTGTATCAAGCTGATAGGTTCCCCAATCTCCCCACAGCAGATTGAAATAAAACTTggttttctctgtattttgcAACATCTCAAACAAAACAGGTGACAAGTGAGACAGTGAAAGGAGTGACAATAGGGAGTGCTGGCCTTACCTGCCCTTGTAGCCCAAGTGTATGGCTTCACTTCTTTCTGTTTGGTGTGATCCTTTCAGCAAACAGAGAATATGTGTCTCGTGTGTAGGCACACATGCAGAGCAGCGAGTGATGCATTCTCAAGTAAGAGATGTTACAAATCAAGACTGCTTACTTTTTGTTACCTAAATTGTTATGTAActttggggaggtgggggacTTTTGACTCAGGGACCACTGAAATGACCAGTTAGCCTTTGCTGCATTGCCTGAGTACACGAGAGGGTACTTGGAGAGGGGGTTTAAACTCCCCGGGAAAAAGTGGTGGTGTGGACAGAGCGGTTGGGGCTTAGTGAGTCTGGCTCTGGTGCCGTCAGTGGTTTTGGGCATAAGGAGGGGTGCTGCGGCTCGGCAAGGTGGTGGGGGAAGCTGCGAGTCagcatctgagagagagggtggctTCCTGTGGTCATTTGGTTGATACTGCGGGGACTTAGGCTGCGAAATGCTAGCATGTTGCTATATGGACAACATTAAATCCATTGGTGGTGTAAAAtcatcatttcagtcatttttaaaaaaatctacagcCCTTACCATTATTCAGTTAGGAAATGGCACCACTTCTATTAATGGGGTAAATCTATAGAAATGTTATGAGTAAAACGTTCAGTAGATTGGTACTTAAGAGCAAAGTTTGCACTGGTGAAAATAATAACgtatttgtgttgtttgtgttgtcttATTCATGAAAGTTGCTGCACAAATTTTTCAATCGTGGTTGCAATTTGTTGCTTGTCTTGGTCATAGCCGGGGTGTAAAATCAGCAGAAATTATGATGAAATAGTTGAGATATCtgatcttgatttttttcctgtttcctgcattGAAAGATGGTTCAGAATTAAACTATGTGACTACTGATAGCACtataatatttgaaaaaaatacattgtgcaTGAAACATGGCACACTTTATTGTATCGTAACAAAGTATTATGTAAAAATTAACATAACATCCAACTTCACCAACAGTGTCGCATGACATTAGGACACCAATGTCCCCAGCTATGTCATGTGTATAATCTGATAGAGTTGACATCCATTTCTACATAACATGTAATAAATGGTCATGTTatgcacaatttattttaaataattagtGCAGCCATAATGTTATACAGGCTTCAAAGTTGTACTTTGTAGATGCATTAatgttgaatttaaaaaatattaccaAACATAGTAGTTCATATTTACCTTCATTTTCCTAATTTCTGGACCATGTGAAAACTTAAGAATTAGCTAATTGAATTCAAgtcatgtttgcatgtgtagcTTTGTTTCAGTtgcctttaaaatgttaaaattttatATCTCAAGTTTTCTTACATTTCtaaaacaatttaacaaaatTATTGTGGGGGATCCTATGAGCATAGTTCTAGCAGAGTGAATTGATGTGATCACCGTAATTTTACGTTATTTGGTTAGTTTAACTTTTTTGTATACATGCTTGCTCAGGGGCTGATTCAGACTTAATTTTTTGCACATCTTAATTGTGCGTTTTTCAGTGTTTAGAAGTCAGACTTAACATATGCACCCATGTATCTCCCTAAAATGGGTAGCAGAAAGCTGTGGGCTGTGGAAATTGGAATTGCCCAGGAAAAGAACACCTCCCTTCCTAGAGCCTGAAGTCCAATAGATTTCTCATTGAGTTATTAGTCCTCATTGCAGAACACTTTTTTTACTTCTGTATAAAATGGTACAAATTAAATTGTCAGTAGGgtgtttaatattaaattttaaatttatctACTTAATTTGAAGTTTTTTCTCACATAATTCATTGGGTAgataacacagcacagacaatgTGGACGTTTGCACAGAAATACCAGCAATATGAATTACAATATTTGAGATTATTTTTGAATTCTTGTCATGAAAGTATCAATTTTCTTCAAAGGTGAGTGTAGGGTGTTAGATTAAGGCATCTGTGTGTCGTAGCGTCCCACACAGGGACTTGTTTAAGCACCTGGGCATTTGACAGAAAGTATGTTGTTTGTGGTTTGAACTAGCAAGTGGTTCAGAACTAGCTTGCAAAATGGTTCAGGTGCTTTTTATTTAGAGATAATTGTGTAAGCTCCTTTACGGCACTGGGCACTGTACAGaaggcatttt
The nucleotide sequence above comes from Megalops cyprinoides isolate fMegCyp1 chromosome 2, fMegCyp1.pri, whole genome shotgun sequence. Encoded proteins:
- the esco1 gene encoding N-acetyltransferase ESCO1, which gives rise to MPSRKRRVVSCESQVKRRKLEQKAVVDLQPKRNVMASVKSTKLQRGAATQKRVVVAPRAKKKPPAPPKDAKKPTKPSRHSARMKVAQKAANQCTSKPAFSTAKGEHTDAPRSCLRKRAVPSRPALKKAVSTQLPDNTNTSLRKTQDTRVRKTTGRVPSGSVSSRGSDEDTSSRMLHNRKAPSSGLRAKKQVRENIESPTEMNKTQDGLIYVEKLISLDSIQADHNYGRLRESPSCNVHMKSKKGPKRQGTVKSKHEDALSRKRSKITPEEQGNILSDPQDKGNACREARQSVKGNSSPPMEALFKVIKESNLYGPTLIGKGDSSVSEMQGVNKHFSPGILENLKKDTKSCGEMEDLQSTPDPQTALTEEHVHMGDSALSVEIVETEFYNPLIQNECDLIAHGESDDKSDLKLKVLEGEPKVNTKIYNQPYIDVYTQKGQTHTLPQEITSVSVKTNMFDLVKAETKPKTDDSLVPPKKQEMNPQARTKARLAALAEEKAAAAKKAAVKQLNLLALCEEIAEDIASDTVELKGEELDIEAANLSNQKAPQPESEEDSIPAPSVLDEPGSLDHPVNAQTVDMVKAEEPKKRFFLSQISVPLKSNEKKKLSRFQRLRQTELEREKLTWTRVKKFKTDQANQRLSTDGELGLKVSLDPTPSSPTPSPATASRNETKKTGSENKKPLPDFAPPMPNGITVQKPRPVVEYKPYAPRPKYSPDDFELDGVDDEPKPILVKPMVEKTDVLPSPKHVKDEGCTESVCSSPATRVPPIVTPDKQSCYQKADSSMKLSAQAEPENTAPQENASSQPLSGCSSSPGSDTRVHKEVRRFKDADKGAQQTTMDAGQKHFGAVTCSVCGMLYSAANPEDESQHLLFHNQFISAVRYVGWKKERILGEYPDGKIILVLPDDPKYALKKVEEIREMVDNDLGFQQAETKCPSQTKTFLFISSDKKVAGCLIAEHIQEGFRVIEEATPEGSEGEKVMFERQRAWCCSTTPEPALCGISRIWVFSMMRRRGIASRMIECLRNNFIYGSHLSKEEIAFSDPTPDGKLFATHYCGTSQFLVYNFVSGTRSAGPSQM